The following proteins are co-located in the Doryrhamphus excisus isolate RoL2022-K1 chromosome 3, RoL_Dexc_1.0, whole genome shotgun sequence genome:
- the LOC131126200 gene encoding FHF complex subunit HOOK-interacting protein 1A-like, which translates to MMASVVVGGDRGRSLTLRGVDPETCMIVFKNHWAQVVKILEKHEPGRGSASALSFLSGHVGSGSSRLGSIPPDEASAVQNYVEHMLFLLMEEEAGQGGAMGPILEFVVLEGVMERLFLWSLRRQFTEDMKLEQLRMYQMLLTQARQPLLHHKPILKPLMTLLASCAGTGADGDGRVEAELVLLLNQLCVALVKDPSVLELFFHTSEDQGAANFLLFSLLIPYTHRQGPVGQQAREALLLIMSLSASESRVAQHICQNTYFCPVLATGLSGLYSSLPARLQVYSEEWNCLDPADWQQVPALVHFLHSLGFCSAVTSVAHPSIRSQLLSYIDNGFLVPVLAPALHKLTVEEVMTTTAYLDLFLRTISEPSLLQTFLSFILLHTHDNVHILDTLVSRVNTPFQLGTVSLAFFRTLIGLFCEDVMLQLVFRFLIPCGYLSKKQRFSLKHKDWCASSASSFLLLLPSWCPVGLPNTHGASEHIHWSKGADVFAGDSVGYWRGSDFLMDVNYLHYLSDARQAISASYRACRHWSAPYDGDDPEEDQSGMSAEVDEDDMVRRLTSDSMSVTPPPSGASPSPFSADGVSTTNPGRGPGSALELEWDDIFADDDASYSAALTNAGETMEFGGSAPSRTPPPRHIQDMRRSAAKLVHGAYVEESEFEDDVLVYDLVAQKDAKAAILERIMEANRRARGGLSPTATGRTVHETVNDIMSSRRTSEDGGKEERRGEDYAKEARSRSEDFEKEMARRKEEGEAWLTLTNGGHSTEQSDDDDRPNDITTSINHTQPSLNGSFESHDAILTNTNSTRELPYLPDNNDDFLSQYHQLMRSLGAEPEHDDISVFKSRVQQLTQRLEEEEEELCRDFGLRSQEEREEETETMDDDDEEKWGRDRDVPFTGPFISVLLSRLENLLENSIAVNLLVTGILAQLASYPQPLLRTFLLATQTHQQAGVRTLYQVLVSLQGQIERYIQGRPEYPSLVTQAWRFLLAKDQDSKIQDSLQFEGGDILERPLPNGSVRTSFAMPPLALLPPCPTIPPQEKSRVFAIVLYAEFLKELAAIALEHSIAPDWTDEE; encoded by the exons ATGATGGCCTCTGTTGTCGTCGGGGGCGACCGCGGCAGGTCGCTGACACTGAGAGGAGTGGACCCGGAGACCTGCATGATTGTGTTTAAGAACCACTGGGCGCAG GTTGTGAAGATTCTGGAGAAGCATGAGCCGGGTCGAGGCAGTGCCAGTGCGCTGAGTTTCCTCTCTGGTCACGTGGGCAGCGGCAGCTCACGGCTCGGGTCCATTCCGCCTGACGAGGCCAGTGCTGTTCAGAACTATGTGGAACATATGCTCTTCCtgctgatggaggaggaggcgggccaAG GAGGAGCGATGGGGCCCATTTTGGAGTTTGTGGTTCTGGAGGGCGTGATGGAGCGCCTGTTCCTGTGGAGCTTGAGGAGACAGTTCACAGAAGACATGAAACTGGAGCAGCTCAGGATGTACCAGATGCTCCTCACCCAGGCCCGCCAGCCTCTTCTGCACCACAAGCCCATTCTAAAGCCGCTCATGACGCTATTGGCGTCCTGCGCCGGTACCGGAGCAG ATGGTGACGGCCGCGTGGAGGCGGAGCTTGTCCTTCTGCTGAACCAGCTGTGCGTGGCTCTGGTCAAAGACCCCTCGGTGCTGGAACTGTTCTTCCACACCAGCGAGGACCAGGGCGCTGCCAACTTCCTGCTCTTCTCCCTGCTTATCCCATACACGCACAG GCAAGGTCCAGTGGGTCAGCAGGCCCGCGAAGCTCTGCTGCTCATAATGTCTCTTTCGGCCTCTGAGTCTCGGGTCGCTCAGCACATTTGCCAGAACACGTACTTCTGCCCT GTTCTGGCCACGGGTCTTTCTGGTCTCTACTCCTCCCTCCCAGCCAGGTTGCAAGTTTACAGTGAAGAGTGGAACTGTCTGGATCCGGCCGACTGGCAACAG GTTCCTGCTCTTGTCCACTTTCTGCACTCACTGGGCTTCTGCAGCGCCGTCACTAGt GTGGCTCATCCTTCCATTCGCTCCCAGCTGCTGAGTTACATCGACAATGGTTTCCTGGTCCCTGTGCTGGCTCCTGCTCTACACAAG ctgACAGTGGAGGAGGTCATGACCACCACAGCCTACCTGGACCTGTTCCTGCGCACCATCTCGGAACCCTCCCTCCTTCAAACCTTCCTATCCTTCATCCTGCTGCACACACACGATAACGTGCATATCCTGGACACCCTGGTCAGCAGAGTCAACACACCCTTCCAG CTGGGCACGGTGTCGCTGGCCTTCTTCAGGACTCTGATTGGGCTCTTCTGTGAGGACGTGATGCTGCAGCTGGTTTTCAG gTTCTTGATTCCCTGCGGCTACCTGAGCAAGAAACAGCGCTTCTCCTTAAAACACAAGGACTGGTGCGCCTCCAGCGCTTCATCGTTCTTGCTCCTGCTCCCCTCCTGGTGTCCTGTCGGCCTACCAAACACGCACGGAGCCAGCGAGCACATCCACTGGTCCAAAGGAGCAG atgtGTTTGCGGGCGACAGCGTCGGCTACTGGCGAGGCTCAGACTTCCTGATGGATGTCAACTACCTCCACTACCTCTCAGACGCCCGACAGGCCATCTCTGCTTCGTACAG GGCATGTCGACACTGGTCGGCGCCTTACGATGGCGATGACCCAGAAGAAGACCAATCTGGGATGTCAGCGGAAGTCGATGAGGACGATATGGTACGGCGACTCACAAGCGACTCGATGAGTGTAACTCCTCCTCCCTCAGGTGCCTCCCCAAGCCCCTTCTCTGCGGATGGCGTCTCCACGACTAATCCAGGAAGGGGACCCGGCTCGGCTTTGGAGCTAGAGTGGGACGACATCTTTGCAGATGATGATGCTTCCTATTCGGCAGCACTCACAAATGCCGGCGAAACCATGGAGTTTGGAGGCTCCGCCCCTTCACGCACACCGCCTCCTCGACACATCCAGGACATGCGCCGCAGTGCCGCTAAGCTGGTGCATGGCGCATATGTGGAGGAGAGTGAATTTGAGGATGACGTTCTGGTCTATGACCTTGTTGCCCAGAAAGACGCCAAGGCGGCCATCTTGGAAAGAATTATGGAGGCAAATCGGCGAGCACGTGGAGGCCTGTCCCCCACAGCAACAGGAAGGACTGTCCATGAAACGGTCAACGATATCATGTCATCACGCAGGACCAGTGAGGatggaggaaaggaggaaagaaGGGGTGAGGATTACGCAAAGGAAGCAAGGAGTAGAAGCGAGGACTTTGAGAAGGAAATGGCgcggaggaaggaggaaggagaggCGTGGCTGACTCTCACCAATGGCGGTCACAGCACGGAacaaagtgatgatgatgaccgTCCCAATGACATCACAACTTCTATCAATCACACACAGCCTTCACTCAATGGCAGTTTTGAGTCACATGACGCAATATTGACAAACACAAACTCAACACGTGAGCTGCCATATCTGCCCGACAACAATGACGACTTCCTGTCCCAGTACCATCAGCTAATGCGCTCTTTAGGGGCGGAGCCAGAGCATGACGACATCTCTGTCTTCAAAAGCCGTGTCCAACAGTTGACACAAAGactggaagaggaggaagaggagctgtGTCGGGACTTTGGTTTGAGATCCCAAGAGGAAAGAGAGGAGGAGACGGAGACGATGgatgacgacgacgaggagAAGTGGGGGAGGGACAGAGATGTTCCATTTACAG GTCCATTCATCAGTGTCTTGCTGTCCCGATTGGAGAACCTCCTGGAGAACTCCATCGCAGTCAACTTGCTGGTGACGGGCATCCTGGCTCAACTGGCATCGTACCCACAACCACTGCTGAGAACTTTTTTGCTTGCCACGCAAACACACCAGCAGGCTGGCGTGCGTACACTGTaccag GTGCTGGTGTCCCTTCAAGGCCAAATCGAGCGCTACATCCAAGGGCGACCAGAGTACCCCTCTTTGGTGACGCAGGCATGGAGGTTCTTGTTGGCTAAAGACCAAGACAGCAAAATCCAAG ACAGCCTCCAGTTCGAGGGAGGCGACATTCTGGAGCGCCCTCTTCCCAACGGCTCCGTGAGAACCTCTTTTGCAATGCCCCCCCTCGCGCTCCTGCCACCCTGTCCCACCATCCCGCCTCAAGAGAAGAGCCGAGTGTTTGCCATTGTCCTGTATGCGGAATTCCTCAAGGAGCTGGCCGCCATCGCCCTGGAGCACAGCATCGCTCCTGACTGGACTGACGAGGAGTAG
- the LOC131126201 gene encoding uncharacterized protein LOC131126201, translating to MKRQLFLLALAVVCDCQALNITDEQTNMTSEAPTTSAPALRKTTLVTLSAQNHTSNQTAQVLTSATTGGDIMMSDYNDNDQNTTRQAEGMPEVSTMAPIGSTVAVSDESLHPSSWGYVLLVLLLLVILSLLVILYLLRRANRTYSFDLHRAAPVNHTDEPSGTFEVICLDEQDREPTSDLSVSPAVNGSVPQSQEEAPEPDVNHLKVLDFSDSNSTIRDDAVETAANCELLLDTSEKNMSPFAFTNSLAGIELSESLPIKQNITPAVSSSSSSSY from the exons ATGAAGCGTCAACTCTTCTTGCTCG cTCTAGCGGTGGTGTGTGATTGCCAGGCACTAAACATAACAGATGAGCAGACGAACATGACTTCAG AAGCTCCCACCACATCGGCACCTGCACTCAGGAAAACAACACTGGTGACGCTGTCCGCTCAGAACCACACATCAAACCAAACG GCCCAAGTGCTGACATCTGCAACCACGGGAGGAGACATAATGATGAGTGATTATAATGACAATGACCAGAACACCACAAGACAAGCGGAGGGCATGCCAGAGGTTTCCACAATGGCGCCAATTGGCTCAACGGTGGCGG TATCAGATGAGAGCTTACACCCTTCATCATGGG GTTATGTtctgctggtgctgctgctaCTTGTTATCCTCAGCCTGTTGGTCATCCTCTACCTGCTGAGGAGAGCGAACCGG ACCTACTCGTTCGACCTTCATCGTGCGGCTCCTGTCAATCACACAGATGAGCCTTCTGGCACCTTTGAGGTCATCTGCCTGGACGAGCAAG ACCGAGAGCCCACCAGTGACCTTTCTGTGTCTCCAGCAGTCAACGGCTCAGTGCCACAGTCACAAGAAGAAG CTCCTGAGCCCGACGTAAACCACTTGAAGGTATTGGACTTCAGCGATTCAAATTCGACGATCCGTGATGATGCGGTTGAGACGGCGGCCAACTGTGAGCTGCTGCTGGACACCtctgaaaaaaacatgagtCCAT TTGCTTTCACTAACTCGTTAGCTGGAATCGAACTATCCGAGTCATTGCCGATCAAGCAGAACATCACACCTGCAgtatcttcctcctcttcctcttcctacTGA